A window of the Nycticebus coucang isolate mNycCou1 chromosome 3, mNycCou1.pri, whole genome shotgun sequence genome harbors these coding sequences:
- the ADAM8 gene encoding disintegrin and metalloproteinase domain-containing protein 8 isoform X1 has protein sequence MVFWEIWPWRQNLQTAGNSPESGPQGHPHSPLMKADPPPPPAAFTLGCPLPHVEQFEVVLPQRLPGPRARRDLSSQLGLYPETVSYLLGARGHSFTLHLRKNKDLLGSSYAETYSNNGSEVTEQLHLQEHCFYQGHVEGHPSSAASLSTCAGLRGFFQAGSAVHLIEPLDGAEEAGPHALYLAEHLQQESGTCGVSDTSLNHLLGPRVSAAFRPWPRNGPLPRETRFVELYVVTDSAEFQKLGSRDAVRRRVLEVVNHVDKLYQELNFRVVLVGLEIWNNGDKFQVSPNPEVTLENFLTWRVQELAGRHPHDNVQLITGVDFTGTTVGLAKVSAMCSHQSGAVNQDHSQSPVGVASTMAHEMGHNLGMDHDENVQGCYCPVPRAGGGCVMAASIGSSFPRTFSHCSQADLEMFVEKPHTACLANTPDLDRLVGGPVCGNRFVEHGEQCDCGPPQDCHNRCCNATTCQLAEGAECAQGACCHECRVKPAAEPCRPQKDECDLEEFCDGLQPTCPEDAFQENGTPCQGGYCYNGSCPTLAQRCQDFWGPGARAAAETCFSYSVLAGCSLWGPLGMERVKCGVLLCEGGRQPLERSTCTFNPSSVVCQALATDNGVAYEMVPEGTKCGQEKVCWEGRCQDLRVYRSRNCSAQCHGHGVCNHKKECHCHRGWAPPFCTELLRDVQAASGSLLVSVLVVFGVLVVMAVILAVVIVHRKSRNHVQRRDKAPKTTSGLFNPLFREGAGSKPAPRQGPSGLAPTSCPSQSPRPKLPSAVSSPPFPLPVYTQQSPEQLRPVAPSKPLLELKPKQVVKPTSAPPMPPVKPGVGGAKAGLMQGVAGPKVPLKPPVQRR, from the exons ATGGTCTTTTGGGAGATCTGGCCATGGAGGCAAAATCTCCAAACTGCTGGCAACTCCCCAGAATCTGGGCCCCAAGGCCACCCGCACAGCCCCCTTATGAAAGCtgaccccccaccaccacccgcAGCCTTCACCCTAGGCTGCCCCCTGCCCCATGTGGAGCAGTTTGAGGTGGTGCTGCCCCAGCGCCTGCCAGGACCCCGTGCCCGCCGAGACCTGTCTTCCCAATTG GGCTTGTACCCAGAGACTGTGAGCTACCTGCTGGGTGCCCGAGGCCACAGCTTCACCTTGCACTTGCGGAAGAACAA GGACCTTCTAGGCTCCAGCTATGCTGAGACCTACAGCAACAACGGTTCTGAGGTGACAGAGCAGCTGCACCTGCAG GAGCACTGCTTCTACCAGGGCCACGTGGAGGGGCATCCAAGCTCAGCCGCCAGCCTCAGCACCTGTGCCGGCCTCAG GGGCTTCTTTCAGGCAGGCTCAGCTGTCCACCTGATTGAGCCCCTGGACGGGGCTGAGGAGGCTGGGCCGCATGCCCTATACCTGGCTGAGCATCTGCAGCAGGAGTCTGGGACCTGTGGAGTCAGTGACACCAGCCTCAACCACCTCTTGGGTCCCCGAGTCTCTGCAGCCTTCAGGCCTTGGCCCCGG AATGGGCCGCTCCCCCGAGAGACCCGTTTCGTGGAGCTGTATGTGGTCACAGACAGTGCAGAG TTCCAGAAGCTGGGGAGCAGAGATGCCGTGCGCAGGCGGGTCCTGGAGGTGGTGAACCACGTGGACAAG CTTTATCAGGAACTCAACTTCCGTGTGGTCCTTGTGGGCCTGGAGATCTGGAACAATGGAGACAAGTTCCAAGTCAGCCCCAACCCCGAGGTCACACTGGAGAATTTCCTCACCTGGCGGGTACAGGAACTGGCAGGACGGCACCCCCATGACAACGTGCAGCTCATCAC GGGTGTCGACTTCACTGGGACCACCGTGGGCCTGGCCAAGGTGTCTGCCATGTGCTCCCACCAGTCAGGGGCTGTGAACCAG GACCACAGCCAGAGCCCTGTGGGTGTGGCCTCCACGATGGCCCATGAGATGGGTCACAACCTGGGCATGGACCACGATGAGAATGTCCAGGGCTGCTACTGCCCTGTGCCACGGGCAGGCGGCGGCTGCGTCATGGCAGCCAGCATTGG TTCCTCCTTCCCTCGGACATTCAGTCACTGTAGCCAAGCTGACCTGGAGATGTTTGTGGAGAAGCCACACACAGCCTGCCTGGCCAACACCCCTGACCTGGACCGGCTGGTGGGCGGCCCTGTGTGTGGGAACCGGTTTGTGGAGCACGGGGAGCAGTGTGACTGCGGCCCCCCCCAG GACTGTCACAACCGCTGCTGCAATGCCACTACCTGCCAGCTGGCTGAGGGGGCAGAGTGTGCCCAGGGTGCCTGCTGCCATGAGTGCAGG GTGAAGCCAGCTGCTGAGCCCTGCCGCCCCCAGAAGGATGAGTGTGACCTTGAGGAGTTCTGTGATGGCCTGCAGCCCACATGCCCGGAAGATGCCTTCCAAGAGAACGGCACGCCCTGTCAGGGGGGCTACTGCTACAATGGCAGCTGCCCCACCCTGGCCCAGCGATGCCAGGACTTTTGGGGGCCAG GTGCACGGGCCGCCGCAGAGACCTGCTTCTCCTACAGTGTCTTAGCAGGTTGCAGTTTGTGGGGCCCTCTTGGCATGGAGAG GGTCAAGTGTGGTGTCCTGCTCTGCGAAGGGGGACGGCAGCCCCTGGAGCGAAGCACCTGCACCTTCAACCCCTCCTCAGTTGTGTGCCAAGCTCTTGCCACTGACAATGGTGTTGCCTATGAAATGGTGCCTGAGGGCACCAAGTGTGGCCAGGAGAAG GTCTGCTGGGAAGGACGCTGCCAAGACCTCCGAGTTTACAGATCCAGAAACTGCTCTGCTCAGTGCCATGGCCACGGG GTGTGCAACCACAAGAAGGAATGTCACTGTCACCGGGGCTGGGCCCCACCCTTCTGCACAGAGCTGCTGAGGGATGTGCAGGCAG CATCTGGGAGCCTCCTTGTCAGCGTGCTGGTGGTTTTTGGGGTCCTGGTGGTCATGGCAGTCATCCTGGCAGTTGTTATCGTCCACCGCAAGTCACGGAACCATGTCCAAAGGAG GGACAAGGCCCCCAAGACCACCTCCGGGCTTTTCAACCCTCTGTTCCGTGAGGGTGCAGGCAGCAAACCAGCACCCAGGCAGGGCCCCTCAGGGCTggcccccacctcctgccccagCCAGTCCCCCAGGCCCAAG CTTCCCTCGGCTGTGTCCAGCCCACCTTTCCCTCTTCCTGTCTACACCCAGCAGTCTCCAGAGCAG ctCAGACCTGTTGCACCCTCCAAGCCCCTCCTAGAGCTCAAGCCCAAGCAG GTGGTCAAGCCAACCTCTGCACCCCCGATGCCCCCAGTCAAGCCTGGAGTTGGAGGAGCCAAGGCTGGTTTGATGCAG GGGGTTGCTGGCCCAAAAGTCCCCCTGAAGCCCCCAGTTCAGAGGAGGTGA
- the ADAM8 gene encoding disintegrin and metalloproteinase domain-containing protein 8 isoform X4, with amino-acid sequence MVFWEIWPWRQNLQTAGNSPESGPQGHPHSPLMKADPPPPPAAFTLGCPLPHVEQFEVVLPQRLPGPRARRDLSSQLGLYPETVSYLLGARGHSFTLHLRKNKDLLGSSYAETYSNNGSEVTEQLHLQEHCFYQGHVEGHPSSAASLSTCAGLRGFFQAGSAVHLIEPLDGAEEAGPHALYLAEHLQQESGTCGVSDTSLNHLLGPRVSAAFRPWPRNGPLPRETRFVELYVVTDSAEFQKLGSRDAVRRRVLEVVNHVDKLYQELNFRVVLVGLEIWNNGDKFQVSPNPEVTLENFLTWRVQELAGRHPHDNVQLITGVDFTGTTVGLAKVSAMCSHQSGAVNQDHSQSPVGVASTMAHEMGHNLGMDHDENVQGCYCPVPRAGGGCVMAASIGSSFPRTFSHCSQADLEMFVEKPHTACLANTPDLDRLVGGPVCGNRFVEHGEQCDCGPPQDCHNRCCNATTCQLAEGAECAQGACCHECRVKPAAEPCRPQKDECDLEEFCDGLQPTCPEDAFQENGTPCQGGYCYNGSCPTLAQRCQDFWGPGARAAAETCFSYSVLAGCSLWGPLGMERVKCGVLLCEGGRQPLERSTCTFNPSSVVCQALATDNGVAYEMVPEGTKCGQEKVCWEGRCQDLRVYRSRNCSAQCHGHGVCNHKKECHCHRGWAPPFCTELLRDVQAASGSLLVSVLVVFGVLVVMAVILAVVIVHRKSRNHVQRRDKAPKTTSGLFNPLFREGAGSKPAPRQGPSGLAPTSCPSQSPRPKLRPVAPSKPLLELKPKQVVKPTSAPPMPPVKPGVGGAKAGLMQGVAGPKVPLKPPVQRR; translated from the exons ATGGTCTTTTGGGAGATCTGGCCATGGAGGCAAAATCTCCAAACTGCTGGCAACTCCCCAGAATCTGGGCCCCAAGGCCACCCGCACAGCCCCCTTATGAAAGCtgaccccccaccaccacccgcAGCCTTCACCCTAGGCTGCCCCCTGCCCCATGTGGAGCAGTTTGAGGTGGTGCTGCCCCAGCGCCTGCCAGGACCCCGTGCCCGCCGAGACCTGTCTTCCCAATTG GGCTTGTACCCAGAGACTGTGAGCTACCTGCTGGGTGCCCGAGGCCACAGCTTCACCTTGCACTTGCGGAAGAACAA GGACCTTCTAGGCTCCAGCTATGCTGAGACCTACAGCAACAACGGTTCTGAGGTGACAGAGCAGCTGCACCTGCAG GAGCACTGCTTCTACCAGGGCCACGTGGAGGGGCATCCAAGCTCAGCCGCCAGCCTCAGCACCTGTGCCGGCCTCAG GGGCTTCTTTCAGGCAGGCTCAGCTGTCCACCTGATTGAGCCCCTGGACGGGGCTGAGGAGGCTGGGCCGCATGCCCTATACCTGGCTGAGCATCTGCAGCAGGAGTCTGGGACCTGTGGAGTCAGTGACACCAGCCTCAACCACCTCTTGGGTCCCCGAGTCTCTGCAGCCTTCAGGCCTTGGCCCCGG AATGGGCCGCTCCCCCGAGAGACCCGTTTCGTGGAGCTGTATGTGGTCACAGACAGTGCAGAG TTCCAGAAGCTGGGGAGCAGAGATGCCGTGCGCAGGCGGGTCCTGGAGGTGGTGAACCACGTGGACAAG CTTTATCAGGAACTCAACTTCCGTGTGGTCCTTGTGGGCCTGGAGATCTGGAACAATGGAGACAAGTTCCAAGTCAGCCCCAACCCCGAGGTCACACTGGAGAATTTCCTCACCTGGCGGGTACAGGAACTGGCAGGACGGCACCCCCATGACAACGTGCAGCTCATCAC GGGTGTCGACTTCACTGGGACCACCGTGGGCCTGGCCAAGGTGTCTGCCATGTGCTCCCACCAGTCAGGGGCTGTGAACCAG GACCACAGCCAGAGCCCTGTGGGTGTGGCCTCCACGATGGCCCATGAGATGGGTCACAACCTGGGCATGGACCACGATGAGAATGTCCAGGGCTGCTACTGCCCTGTGCCACGGGCAGGCGGCGGCTGCGTCATGGCAGCCAGCATTGG TTCCTCCTTCCCTCGGACATTCAGTCACTGTAGCCAAGCTGACCTGGAGATGTTTGTGGAGAAGCCACACACAGCCTGCCTGGCCAACACCCCTGACCTGGACCGGCTGGTGGGCGGCCCTGTGTGTGGGAACCGGTTTGTGGAGCACGGGGAGCAGTGTGACTGCGGCCCCCCCCAG GACTGTCACAACCGCTGCTGCAATGCCACTACCTGCCAGCTGGCTGAGGGGGCAGAGTGTGCCCAGGGTGCCTGCTGCCATGAGTGCAGG GTGAAGCCAGCTGCTGAGCCCTGCCGCCCCCAGAAGGATGAGTGTGACCTTGAGGAGTTCTGTGATGGCCTGCAGCCCACATGCCCGGAAGATGCCTTCCAAGAGAACGGCACGCCCTGTCAGGGGGGCTACTGCTACAATGGCAGCTGCCCCACCCTGGCCCAGCGATGCCAGGACTTTTGGGGGCCAG GTGCACGGGCCGCCGCAGAGACCTGCTTCTCCTACAGTGTCTTAGCAGGTTGCAGTTTGTGGGGCCCTCTTGGCATGGAGAG GGTCAAGTGTGGTGTCCTGCTCTGCGAAGGGGGACGGCAGCCCCTGGAGCGAAGCACCTGCACCTTCAACCCCTCCTCAGTTGTGTGCCAAGCTCTTGCCACTGACAATGGTGTTGCCTATGAAATGGTGCCTGAGGGCACCAAGTGTGGCCAGGAGAAG GTCTGCTGGGAAGGACGCTGCCAAGACCTCCGAGTTTACAGATCCAGAAACTGCTCTGCTCAGTGCCATGGCCACGGG GTGTGCAACCACAAGAAGGAATGTCACTGTCACCGGGGCTGGGCCCCACCCTTCTGCACAGAGCTGCTGAGGGATGTGCAGGCAG CATCTGGGAGCCTCCTTGTCAGCGTGCTGGTGGTTTTTGGGGTCCTGGTGGTCATGGCAGTCATCCTGGCAGTTGTTATCGTCCACCGCAAGTCACGGAACCATGTCCAAAGGAG GGACAAGGCCCCCAAGACCACCTCCGGGCTTTTCAACCCTCTGTTCCGTGAGGGTGCAGGCAGCAAACCAGCACCCAGGCAGGGCCCCTCAGGGCTggcccccacctcctgccccagCCAGTCCCCCAGGCCCAAG ctCAGACCTGTTGCACCCTCCAAGCCCCTCCTAGAGCTCAAGCCCAAGCAG GTGGTCAAGCCAACCTCTGCACCCCCGATGCCCCCAGTCAAGCCTGGAGTTGGAGGAGCCAAGGCTGGTTTGATGCAG GGGGTTGCTGGCCCAAAAGTCCCCCTGAAGCCCCCAGTTCAGAGGAGGTGA